One stretch of Balneola sp. MJW-20 DNA includes these proteins:
- a CDS encoding type II secretion system F family protein, which translates to MGQFRLKAISSKGKQIQTEFEAINKKEAQTKIDKLSKSNGFKIQSIDEKQTFIYKAQKPGKPVVTGEQDAYTKEELERALVKLGFQVKSINKKWFDFKGGVPLQEVVGFISLSANLLKQQLTFDEILTLLYEDTTNKRMQEVIKTIQKDLKDGKDGEEVYMKHEGVFGKFAAYMLSVASTSGNMALVFDSTAKFLERDAEFKKNLRRSLMMPAVTVLAVIGVILFYVGYIFPATAEMFVEMNIELPPMTAATLELSYWLSDNWFWILLSIALPVAALMWYIKTPKGRLRMDKYLMHVPVIGDLLHKTSIEIFSRVFYTLYSGSGQNIEVIKVAAEACRNTYMEKQIKDVAIKMMLKDGAGLIESIEATGVFTTTAISRFRLGAESGALRDNAKQLADYYEVQTTHKMQSVIDLINLFVNLFIMIALIAITIVSSETALVKPNSQF; encoded by the coding sequence ATGGGACAATTTCGACTTAAAGCAATATCGTCTAAAGGCAAACAGATTCAGACTGAGTTTGAGGCTATCAATAAAAAAGAGGCTCAGACAAAGATTGATAAGCTCAGTAAATCCAATGGCTTTAAAATTCAATCTATCGATGAGAAACAAACTTTTATATATAAAGCCCAAAAACCTGGAAAACCGGTTGTAACCGGTGAACAGGATGCTTATACCAAAGAAGAACTTGAAAGAGCCTTAGTTAAGCTTGGTTTTCAGGTAAAAAGCATAAACAAGAAATGGTTTGATTTTAAAGGCGGTGTACCTCTTCAGGAGGTTGTTGGGTTTATCAGCCTGTCGGCAAATCTTTTAAAGCAGCAGCTTACTTTTGATGAGATCCTAACCCTTTTATACGAGGATACTACAAATAAAAGGATGCAGGAAGTGATTAAGACCATTCAAAAAGACCTTAAGGATGGTAAGGATGGGGAAGAAGTATATATGAAGCACGAAGGAGTCTTTGGGAAATTTGCAGCGTATATGTTAAGTGTAGCTTCTACTTCTGGTAATATGGCCCTGGTGTTTGACAGTACGGCTAAATTCCTCGAGCGAGATGCTGAATTCAAAAAGAACCTCAGAAGATCATTGATGATGCCAGCGGTAACCGTACTCGCGGTTATCGGGGTGATCTTGTTCTATGTGGGTTATATTTTTCCTGCTACGGCTGAAATGTTTGTAGAAATGAACATCGAACTTCCTCCAATGACTGCAGCCACTCTCGAGCTTAGTTACTGGTTATCAGATAACTGGTTTTGGATATTATTAAGTATTGCATTGCCGGTAGCAGCATTGATGTGGTACATCAAAACACCAAAAGGTCGACTGAGAATGGATAAATATCTCATGCATGTTCCGGTAATTGGTGATCTATTACATAAAACCAGTATTGAGATATTTTCAAGGGTATTTTATACCCTCTACAGTGGTTCTGGTCAGAATATTGAAGTAATAAAAGTAGCAGCAGAAGCATGTAGAAATACCTATATGGAGAAACAGATCAAAGATGTAGCTATCAAGATGATGCTTAAGGATGGTGCAGGCCTTATTGAATCTATCGAAGCTACTGGGGTATTTACTACTACTGCAATCAGTAGATTCAGGCTTGGAGCGGAGTCAGGTGCACTTCGAGACAACGCTAAACAACTTGCGGATTATTATGAGGTTCAAACTACACATAAGATGCAATCAGTTATTGATCTTATTAATTTATTCGTGAATTTGTTTATTATGATAGCATTGATTGCAATTACAATTGTATCATCTGAAACAGCACTGGTAAAACCAAATTCACAGTTTTAG
- a CDS encoding O-antigen ligase family protein produces MKKIPLIFALLYLVISPSFSSGLYDIFDEKRILEFIVLTLTSITFMIIKSKYDLNIDQKIKGAFVILFILWVISAINAKLISWSILEICWYLLLIQLIYYSAYIYTFDTSQARRLLLIAIFSMVLIYESRVIADYVIGLIRSDWTTWPRQRDVVMMYKGVNINPSGFLNFRHVRFFNHLQTWSLPLLVFGFSYYRDDMIKPLRTVVFIIICFWWTLVFAADARGTMLASFLSIFIGLYITKSIKSDYFKTYFISCVLGLGIYIVLFLLPENEAKEVLTRFGDSGRFNAWLFSIKLIVDNPLLGLGPMHFSHADLDFQLSTPHNLFFQVGSEWGLPATIIFFVITLFCYSKYYSLTNESFKNDNTNYFRLAIFMSLTAALIHSMFSGIYNSQLSQIFGSLIIGIAISDYYLESNNALFLKADSFGFGKTLIVIIIAANLIFVSYKVLNDIPKLEDRKIEYAERYNALRLLPRFWVQGIIYED; encoded by the coding sequence ATGAAAAAGATCCCGTTAATCTTTGCTCTGTTATATTTGGTTATATCACCTTCATTCTCTAGTGGGCTATATGATATATTTGATGAGAAAAGAATTTTAGAATTTATAGTACTCACCCTGACTTCGATTACTTTCATGATTATCAAGTCAAAATATGACTTGAACATTGATCAAAAGATTAAAGGGGCTTTTGTAATACTATTTATTTTATGGGTGATCTCAGCTATTAATGCAAAGCTGATAAGCTGGTCAATACTGGAAATTTGCTGGTATTTACTTCTTATCCAGCTCATTTATTATTCAGCCTATATCTATACCTTTGATACTTCTCAAGCTAGGCGACTGCTGCTGATCGCTATTTTTTCCATGGTCCTAATTTACGAATCAAGAGTCATTGCAGATTATGTTATTGGATTAATCAGAAGTGACTGGACGACCTGGCCAAGACAAAGAGATGTGGTAATGATGTACAAGGGTGTAAATATTAATCCCTCCGGTTTTCTGAATTTCAGGCACGTTCGTTTTTTTAATCATCTACAAACATGGTCATTACCATTATTAGTCTTTGGGTTCTCATATTATCGGGATGATATGATTAAACCGTTGAGGACGGTTGTATTTATTATAATCTGTTTTTGGTGGACTCTAGTATTTGCGGCTGATGCGAGAGGCACAATGTTAGCTTCTTTCCTAAGTATTTTCATAGGTCTCTACATTACAAAGAGCATCAAATCAGACTATTTTAAAACCTATTTTATTTCCTGTGTTTTAGGCTTGGGTATTTATATAGTTTTATTTCTATTACCAGAAAATGAAGCTAAAGAAGTACTTACAAGGTTTGGAGATTCTGGAAGATTTAATGCATGGCTATTCTCAATAAAACTAATCGTTGATAATCCTTTACTAGGATTGGGTCCTATGCATTTTTCACATGCGGATCTTGATTTTCAACTATCGACTCCTCATAATTTATTTTTCCAGGTTGGTTCTGAATGGGGGCTTCCTGCTACAATAATCTTTTTTGTAATTACTCTATTTTGCTACAGTAAATACTATTCTCTAACAAATGAGAGTTTCAAAAACGATAATACAAATTATTTCAGGTTGGCCATTTTTATGTCGTTGACAGCAGCATTAATACATTCAATGTTTTCCGGAATTTATAATTCTCAATTGAGTCAAATATTCGGTTCTTTGATAATTGGTATAGCTATATCCGACTATTATTTAGAATCAAATAATGCTTTATTTCTTAAGGCAGATTCTTTTGGTTTCGGTAAGACTTTAATAGTTATAATTATTGCAGCTAATCTGATTTTTGTGTCTTATAAAGTTTTGAATGACATCCCAAAACTTGAAGATAGAAAAATTGAATATGCTGAGCGATATAATGCATTAAGATTACTGCCCAGATTTTGGGTGCAAGGTATTATATATGAGGACTAA
- a CDS encoding MFS transporter produces the protein MIKPDKANPYLIIFALWLLVFAASSQVMIISPILPRISEQLSTPLEALGTLVTVYASMVGLFAIIMGPLSDRIGRRKILLIGTGGISLFLILHYFVTDFYGLLMVRALAGMAGGVLSGSAVAYVGDFFPYEKRGWANGWIMSGIAMGQILGIPMGTVLAEQMGFRFPFVLFGIIMSMTFILIYFKVPQPDVDLSAEKVTLKGSLAKYWKLLKRSEVRAVAVSYMFMFLSISVFVVYFPTWLEETFEVSGNEIASLFLVGGVANVITGPIAGRLSDKVGRKSIVIFSCIGLSLVMYFTTTLITEFWISYILFFITMMLVAMRISPFQALSTELVRSNNRGSLMSLLIAIGQIGYGLGGSLAGPFYVEKGFFSNTLMGAIMILVMAFIVWRFVPEPDGL, from the coding sequence ATGATCAAACCTGATAAAGCAAATCCTTATTTAATTATTTTTGCTCTGTGGTTACTGGTTTTCGCAGCCAGTTCACAGGTCATGATCATATCTCCTATCCTTCCCAGGATCAGCGAACAACTCTCTACTCCTCTCGAAGCACTGGGAACACTGGTAACCGTGTATGCGAGTATGGTAGGACTTTTTGCAATCATCATGGGCCCTTTGTCTGATAGAATCGGCCGACGAAAGATCCTTCTTATTGGAACCGGCGGTATTTCCCTGTTCTTGATTCTCCACTATTTTGTCACTGACTTCTACGGATTGCTTATGGTCAGAGCACTGGCTGGTATGGCGGGTGGGGTACTCAGTGGATCTGCAGTTGCATATGTTGGTGATTTCTTCCCTTATGAAAAAAGAGGATGGGCTAATGGCTGGATCATGAGTGGAATTGCAATGGGACAAATACTCGGTATACCTATGGGAACGGTACTGGCAGAACAAATGGGATTCAGGTTTCCCTTTGTACTCTTTGGGATCATTATGAGCATGACCTTTATACTTATATACTTCAAAGTCCCACAACCGGATGTTGATCTGTCTGCTGAAAAGGTCACCCTTAAAGGATCACTGGCAAAATACTGGAAGTTACTGAAGCGAAGTGAAGTAAGGGCCGTAGCCGTTTCATATATGTTTATGTTTCTGAGTATATCTGTGTTCGTGGTCTACTTCCCTACCTGGCTTGAAGAAACATTTGAGGTATCCGGTAATGAAATCGCCTCCTTATTTCTTGTAGGTGGTGTAGCAAATGTAATAACGGGACCCATTGCCGGTCGTTTATCTGACAAAGTTGGCCGAAAAAGTATTGTAATATTTTCCTGTATAGGACTCTCACTGGTTATGTATTTCACGACCACTCTAATTACAGAATTCTGGATCTCTTATATACTATTCTTTATTACTATGATGCTTGTTGCCATGAGGATCTCTCCCTTTCAGGCATTATCTACCGAGCTGGTCCGTTCGAATAATCGAGGCTCCCTGATGAGTCTGCTCATTGCTATTGGACAGATAGGATATGGGCTGGGTGGTTCTTTGGCTGGTCCCTTTTATGTGGAAAAAGGCTTCTTCTCGAATACTTTAATGGGTGCCATCATGATCCTGGTAATGGCTTTCATCGTATGGAGGTTTGTGCCAGAGCCAGACGGTCTCTAG
- a CDS encoding carboxypeptidase regulatory-like domain-containing protein, which produces MKRLLLLSLIALTGIFTACESTSSDDEISITGRVINNATGDPLDEAIVEIISPAEISGPVRVTDTNGNFTFSNIDVPESTDIQIEAKKTGFDRVTITVVASPGVDITLNDPIALIPDNAGGGGDGDGGDGVGGTPAGAASIILTNLSNESINIAQTGGIVNASFTFQVQDSAGRALDINNSTAVDFNIISGPGGGEGLTPTSARTNSSGKVTSNLFSGNRAGVVMVEAVIERPEVPLTIRSKPVLITITGGFPDADHFSIAPDVYNFEGYSINGNRNPVTVIVGDEFSNPVRPGTPVYFRTTGGIIQGSGQTDDDGEITVDLISGNPRPNDAILGAGFARVTASTKDQDGNDIENEIVILFSTSSANISINPTTINVPANGGQTFTYSVVDGNGNPMPAGTSIEVQAGEGLDATGDVSVTLGDYLQGGAGVTDFQFSVSDTDQDNSATAETSISIVVTTPAGNNTRATISGTRAKR; this is translated from the coding sequence ATGAAAAGACTACTTCTTTTATCCCTTATTGCCCTGACGGGTATTTTTACAGCATGTGAAAGCACGTCATCTGACGACGAAATTTCAATCACCGGTCGGGTGATCAATAATGCGACCGGAGATCCACTTGATGAAGCTATTGTCGAGATCATCTCTCCTGCAGAAATCAGTGGTCCGGTCAGGGTCACGGATACAAATGGTAATTTCACTTTCAGTAATATTGATGTACCGGAATCTACTGACATACAGATTGAAGCAAAAAAGACCGGCTTTGATCGTGTTACTATTACCGTTGTTGCTTCCCCCGGAGTAGATATTACTTTAAACGATCCTATCGCTTTGATTCCTGATAATGCAGGTGGCGGCGGAGATGGAGACGGTGGAGATGGAGTTGGTGGCACACCCGCTGGAGCAGCATCCATCATTTTGACCAACCTATCAAATGAGAGCATTAATATTGCGCAGACAGGTGGTATAGTTAATGCCAGTTTTACATTTCAAGTCCAGGATTCAGCTGGGCGCGCTCTGGATATAAATAATTCAACAGCTGTCGATTTCAATATCATTTCAGGCCCGGGAGGTGGTGAAGGCCTGACCCCTACCTCAGCCAGAACAAATTCAAGCGGAAAAGTCACATCAAATTTATTCAGCGGAAACCGGGCCGGAGTGGTGATGGTAGAAGCTGTTATAGAGAGACCTGAAGTTCCTCTGACAATTCGGTCGAAGCCGGTATTGATTACTATCACCGGTGGCTTTCCGGATGCAGATCACTTCTCAATTGCCCCTGATGTGTATAATTTCGAAGGATACAGTATCAACGGTAACCGAAACCCGGTAACCGTAATTGTAGGTGATGAATTCAGCAATCCTGTAAGACCAGGTACTCCCGTATATTTCCGAACAACCGGTGGAATAATTCAGGGGTCAGGTCAAACGGATGATGATGGTGAGATCACTGTTGATCTTATTTCAGGTAATCCTCGCCCGAATGATGCAATCCTGGGAGCAGGTTTTGCCAGGGTTACTGCCAGTACTAAAGATCAGGATGGAAACGATATCGAAAACGAGATCGTAATTCTGTTTTCAACTTCTTCTGCTAACATAAGTATTAATCCAACAACCATTAATGTGCCGGCAAATGGCGGCCAAACCTTTACCTACTCTGTGGTTGATGGTAACGGTAATCCAATGCCTGCAGGAACTTCCATTGAAGTACAGGCTGGTGAGGGACTGGACGCTACAGGAGATGTTTCTGTAACCTTGGGAGACTATCTTCAGGGTGGTGCCGGAGTTACTGACTTCCAGTTTTCTGTGAGCGATACAGACCAGGATAACAGTGCCACTGCAGAAACAAGTATTTCAATAGTTGTAACTACCCCGGCGGGTAATAATACAAGAGCTACAATAAGCGGCACCCGCGCTAAAAGATGA
- a CDS encoding translation initiation factor: MKVTVTMETAGRRGKQVTVIKGITHNPQVIDKLLKKLKTGLGTGGTVKGKTLELQGDHVPKVKSILQKEGYEI, translated from the coding sequence ATGAAAGTAACAGTGACTATGGAAACTGCAGGTCGTCGTGGTAAGCAGGTGACCGTGATCAAAGGTATAACCCATAATCCACAAGTGATCGACAAGCTGCTAAAGAAACTCAAGACCGGTTTAGGGACCGGAGGTACTGTAAAAGGCAAAACCCTCGAGTTGCAGGGTGACCACGTACCAAAGGTAAAGTCAATTCTGCAAAAAGAGGGCTATGAAATTTAA
- a CDS encoding putative metallopeptidase, with amino-acid sequence MADNDLINDSTLINTDKQLMESPEVEKIAEKVIKDHKLEFGPAEIGYFLVYPNISKQRAAKCMKATREVKYYSGNDYLIEISGELWDMLDNDTKELLLYHELLHIDPSFKSKTQEWKMNLKRPEYSDFYTIADKFGNEWYKTIQATVSSLYDLDPRQESKVKM; translated from the coding sequence ATGGCAGACAACGATCTGATCAATGACAGTACCCTTATCAATACCGACAAACAATTAATGGAATCTCCGGAAGTGGAGAAGATCGCAGAGAAGGTGATCAAGGATCATAAACTGGAATTTGGTCCTGCTGAAATCGGATATTTTCTCGTTTATCCAAATATTTCAAAACAACGGGCAGCTAAGTGTATGAAAGCGACCCGGGAAGTTAAATATTACTCGGGAAATGATTACCTGATAGAAATTTCGGGTGAACTCTGGGATATGCTGGATAACGATACTAAAGAGCTTCTACTTTATCATGAGCTTCTGCATATAGACCCATCGTTCAAGTCAAAAACTCAGGAATGGAAAATGAATCTTAAGCGACCGGAATATTCGGACTTTTATACCATTGCTGATAAGTTTGGTAATGAATGGTATAAAACTATACAGGCAACCGTTTCATCACTATACGATCTTGACCCAAGACAGGAGAGTAAGGTCAAAATGTGA
- a CDS encoding DUF4920 domain-containing protein, translating into MRNLILSAIISLTSLAVAAQDKGVIRLSEPVIETDTYEVFGESNYSWEQALNLHDVIRLQDDYINKEVLIESQITQVCQKKGCFFITQSEGFYARITFKDYSFFIPTNTAGKTVLVKGVFNLKELSAEQSQHYQEDLTGRFFEGALATQEYSIIATSILIPKD; encoded by the coding sequence ATGAGAAATTTAATTTTATCGGCTATAATTTCACTTACTTCTTTGGCTGTAGCTGCTCAGGATAAGGGAGTAATCCGTTTGTCAGAACCAGTTATAGAGACAGATACATACGAAGTTTTTGGTGAATCTAATTACTCCTGGGAACAAGCTTTGAACCTGCATGATGTGATTAGATTACAAGATGACTATATCAATAAAGAAGTATTAATCGAGTCACAGATCACCCAGGTATGTCAAAAGAAAGGGTGTTTTTTTATAACTCAATCTGAAGGATTTTATGCCCGTATTACATTCAAAGATTATTCATTCTTTATTCCGACCAACACGGCTGGTAAAACTGTTTTAGTTAAAGGAGTATTTAACCTTAAAGAACTTTCAGCTGAACAGAGCCAACACTATCAAGAAGATCTGACTGGCAGATTCTTTGAAGGTGCGTTGGCCACTCAAGAATATTCAATAATTGCTACCTCAATTTTAATTCCAAAAGACTAA
- the nei gene encoding endonuclease VIII, with product MPEGPEIWRAADKIKRAISGHTVKDVWFDYDHLNKRSNDIKGREVTDVLPRGKAIITKFSGDLNMYSHNQLYGKWMISKSHEEPDNNRTLRVRIKTENATAYLYSASEIELLKDDEVEKHSYICKLGPDVVHPATTFEQVLARYQDETFKNRKLTTLLLDPGFLSGIGNYLRSEILFLARVDPSYRPTDCSKDELQQLAKYSLDLPRRSYETGGLTTTDDLVKALKEEGATRSQYRHYVYGRASKPCYLCGNKIQVVKTGGRKVFYCEYEQIKD from the coding sequence ATGCCAGAAGGACCGGAAATTTGGAGAGCAGCTGATAAAATCAAGAGAGCTATCTCTGGCCATACCGTAAAAGATGTATGGTTTGACTATGATCATTTAAACAAAAGAAGTAATGACATAAAAGGAAGAGAAGTAACCGATGTATTGCCGAGAGGTAAAGCTATCATTACAAAATTTTCAGGTGACCTTAATATGTATAGCCATAACCAGCTCTATGGCAAATGGATGATCAGTAAATCTCATGAAGAACCTGATAATAACAGAACTTTACGAGTGCGGATCAAAACAGAGAACGCTACAGCTTATTTATATTCAGCCTCAGAGATCGAGTTACTAAAGGATGATGAAGTTGAAAAACATTCCTATATATGTAAACTTGGTCCGGACGTTGTTCATCCGGCGACTACATTTGAACAGGTTTTAGCACGATATCAGGATGAAACATTTAAGAACAGAAAGCTGACTACGTTATTACTGGATCCCGGCTTTCTAAGTGGCATTGGAAATTATCTGAGGTCGGAAATACTCTTTCTTGCCAGAGTAGACCCGTCATACAGACCTACTGACTGCAGTAAAGATGAATTGCAACAACTTGCCAAGTATAGTCTTGATCTCCCAAGAAGATCGTATGAAACCGGGGGCCTTACTACAACGGATGATCTGGTAAAAGCTTTAAAAGAAGAAGGAGCTACCCGTAGTCAATACAGGCATTATGTGTACGGAAGAGCTTCAAAGCCGTGTTACCTTTGTGGTAATAAAATTCAGGTAGTCAAAACGGGCGGAAGGAAAGTATTCTATTGTGAATATGAACAAATAAAGGATTAA